A genomic region of Saprospiraceae bacterium contains the following coding sequences:
- a CDS encoding cytochrome C peroxidase, which yields MKSILTWYWIFSLFLLIGCEGNEGESENDLKHIPYNPIDYPLQIPKGLPPLPETPDNPLTLDGVQLGRHLFFDPILSLDSTLSCASCHDPRKAFTDNLSVSPGVGGTIGTRSSMTVLNSAYFVKGLFWDGRVGTLESQAIEPVQNPIELHEDWPNVEKKLQRHKDYPEMFRKAFGICGKKEITKELATKAIAQYERILLTGGQSLFQRQLRGEVFFNSDQQEGNDLYFNTDLLIPDAECFHCHAAPLMHANDFFNNGIDSVTSLDGFSDKGRGVVTGLRIDNGKFKAPSLYNIVLTAPYMHDGRFKTLEEVIEHYNSGGHFVENKDGFIRPLGLNSRQKKSLLAFLHTLTDTTFLLNPDVLSPF from the coding sequence ATGAAATCAATTTTAACTTGGTATTGGATCTTTAGCTTATTTCTCTTGATTGGATGTGAGGGAAATGAGGGCGAATCCGAAAATGATTTAAAACACATACCCTATAATCCTATTGATTATCCTTTGCAAATACCCAAAGGACTACCGCCATTGCCTGAAACCCCCGACAACCCGCTTACATTAGATGGTGTTCAATTGGGCAGACATTTGTTTTTTGATCCCATCCTTTCTTTGGACAGTACTTTGTCTTGCGCAAGTTGCCATGACCCCCGTAAAGCTTTTACGGATAATCTTTCCGTAAGTCCAGGTGTTGGCGGAACGATTGGCACTCGAAGTTCTATGACGGTTCTTAATTCGGCTTATTTCGTCAAAGGTTTGTTCTGGGATGGGAGAGTGGGTACTTTGGAAAGTCAGGCCATAGAGCCCGTTCAGAATCCTATAGAATTGCATGAAGATTGGCCCAATGTTGAAAAAAAATTGCAAAGACATAAGGATTACCCTGAAATGTTCCGCAAAGCTTTTGGGATTTGTGGAAAGAAAGAAATCACCAAAGAATTGGCAACAAAAGCCATTGCACAATATGAAAGGATTCTACTTACCGGTGGACAATCACTTTTTCAGAGGCAGTTGAGAGGGGAGGTGTTTTTTAACTCCGATCAACAGGAAGGTAATGACTTGTACTTTAATACTGATTTATTAATACCCGATGCAGAATGTTTTCATTGTCACGCTGCACCCTTGATGCATGCCAATGATTTTTTCAATAATGGGATAGATTCTGTAACATCTTTAGATGGATTTTCCGATAAAGGCCGGGGAGTGGTTACCGGATTGAGAATCGACAATGGGAAATTTAAAGCTCCCAGTCTTTACAATATTGTACTTACGGCGCCCTATATGCATGATGGACGTTTTAAAACTTTGGAGGAAGTGATTGAGCATTATAACAGCGGTGGCCATTTTGTAGAAAACAAAGATGGGTTTATCCGACCCTTAGGTCTGAACAGCCGCCAGAAGAAAAGCCTCCTTGCCTTTTTACATACCCTAACAGACACTACTTTTCTCTTAAATCCGGATGTTTTAAGTCCGTTTTAA
- a CDS encoding PQQ-dependent sugar dehydrogenase produces MRNFILATLLVLGANHFLAGQSGIKINRWITGVSIPVDIGHCGDDRIFVIEKVGRIRIIRNNALTTTPFLDITAKVRATGGEQGLLGMAFHPDFKTNGLLYVNYTDRATQTKTVIEEYKITADSNRIDSTSGRILLTIVQPFSNHNGGCIKFGPDGYLYIGMGDGGSANDPQNNSQTKMALLGKMLRIDVNTSPTYKIPSSNPFVGNTSYAPEIWSMGLRNPWRFSFDRMTGDLWIGDVGQGNWEEIDFEAANDPGGKNYGWRCYEGNANFNTTGCEAKANYTFPIHEYLSDENINGCSVTGGYVYRGSKYPGLFGKYIYGDYCSGKIWTLERRAGNTAVNTLVYDHSNNSITTFGEDAEGNLYFADASASAIYQISDTCSLRILLNVEGISCAGINDARVSTNVSSNPDARFLWSTGDTSATLENLAPGKYNVAVTIGNCLSSSSFEVFDKIKDTACITPPFRNSFCEGDSTVLIACDARNVFEYRWYLDGIELPIKDKRLWIFKAGTYRVDYIDSFGCIAERSEQIDVIVFPKPPKPSLRVSRDSVYSDAGYSSYRWFHLGNFTGSSTAPYWWANGADGEYRVEVVDSNGCHSELSDPVTVVIPATGNPNQTPHHIEIFPHPVSKYLRFTASMKFNQWKILNIQSQIALTGKIESVSKQEFQLDISSLKTGTYVLELSDGKQHWKKIFMKQ; encoded by the coding sequence ATGAGAAATTTTATTTTAGCAACATTGTTGGTATTAGGAGCCAACCATTTTTTAGCAGGGCAAAGCGGCATTAAAATTAATCGCTGGATTACCGGCGTTTCTATTCCGGTCGACATTGGACATTGCGGCGATGACCGGATCTTCGTAATTGAAAAAGTTGGACGTATCCGCATCATCCGGAATAATGCTTTGACAACGACACCTTTTCTTGATATTACTGCAAAAGTAAGGGCAACAGGAGGCGAACAGGGATTGTTAGGTATGGCCTTCCATCCGGATTTTAAAACCAATGGTTTGCTTTATGTAAATTATACGGATCGTGCTACCCAAACTAAGACCGTCATTGAAGAGTACAAAATCACTGCTGATTCAAATCGGATAGATTCTACATCTGGAAGGATACTTTTGACAATCGTGCAACCATTCTCTAATCACAACGGAGGTTGTATCAAATTCGGGCCTGATGGTTATTTGTATATAGGTATGGGTGATGGTGGGAGTGCAAATGATCCTCAAAATAATTCCCAGACAAAAATGGCTTTATTGGGTAAAATGTTGCGCATTGATGTCAATACGAGCCCTACTTATAAAATTCCAAGCTCGAACCCTTTTGTAGGAAATACTTCTTATGCTCCTGAAATATGGAGCATGGGACTGCGAAATCCATGGCGATTTAGTTTCGACCGAATGACTGGGGATCTTTGGATTGGAGATGTGGGACAAGGAAACTGGGAAGAAATTGATTTTGAGGCAGCTAATGATCCCGGAGGAAAAAATTATGGCTGGAGATGTTATGAAGGCAATGCGAATTTTAATACCACAGGTTGCGAAGCAAAAGCCAATTATACTTTTCCCATTCATGAATATTTGAGTGATGAAAATATTAACGGTTGTTCGGTAACAGGTGGTTATGTGTACAGAGGTTCAAAATATCCCGGACTCTTTGGAAAATATATTTACGGGGATTATTGCAGCGGAAAAATATGGACCCTCGAACGCAGAGCCGGAAATACTGCGGTCAATACTCTGGTCTACGATCATTCCAATAATTCGATCACCACATTTGGTGAAGATGCAGAAGGTAATCTCTATTTCGCAGATGCCAGTGCAAGTGCCATTTACCAGATTTCTGATACCTGTTCTCTCAGGATTCTTTTAAATGTTGAAGGTATCAGCTGTGCTGGAATTAATGATGCCAGAGTATCCACCAATGTCAGTTCAAATCCAGACGCAAGGTTTCTTTGGTCAACCGGAGATACTAGCGCTACATTGGAAAATTTAGCTCCTGGAAAATACAATGTCGCCGTCACCATAGGCAATTGTTTGTCTTCATCGAGTTTTGAAGTATTTGATAAAATAAAAGACACAGCTTGCATCACGCCACCTTTCCGCAACAGTTTTTGTGAGGGTGATTCAACGGTTTTGATAGCTTGCGATGCCAGAAATGTATTTGAGTACAGATGGTATTTGGATGGAATTGAACTACCCATAAAAGACAAAAGACTTTGGATTTTTAAAGCTGGAACTTATCGGGTTGATTACATCGACAGCTTCGGGTGCATTGCTGAAAGATCCGAACAAATCGATGTGATCGTATTTCCAAAACCTCCTAAACCAAGTTTAAGAGTGAGCAGAGACTCGGTATATTCGGATGCAGGATATAGTAGTTACCGTTGGTTTCATTTGGGTAATTTTACAGGTTCAAGCACCGCTCCATATTGGTGGGCCAACGGCGCTGATGGAGAATATCGCGTTGAGGTAGTTGATTCAAATGGTTGTCATAGTGAACTCTCGGATCCTGTAACTGTAGTCATACCGGCCACAGGTAACCCAAATCAAACGCCACATCACATTGAAATTTTTCCGCACCCGGTCAGCAAATACCTTCGATTTACGGCCAGTATGAAATTTAATCAATGGAAGATCTTAAATATACAATCGCAAATAGCCCTGACTGGAAAAATAGAATCTGTAAGTAAACAAGAATTTCAACTGGATATCAGTAGTTTAAAAACAGGTACGTATGTGCTGGAATTGAGTGATGGGAAACAACATTGGAAGAAAATATTTATGAAACAATAG
- a CDS encoding 3'-5' exonuclease, which produces MNPFQLKRDLIFLDLETTGVHVIRDRILQIAMIKYRKNEGEPIEFNQIVNPGIPIPDEAFKVHGIGPKEVANKPSFKELAQELFDFIGDADLAGYNSLRFDIPLLAEEFYRYGFDLQLDKRQMIDVQRIFYKMEPRTLKAAYQFYCGKDLTNAHDALADTRATVDVLFGQLERYKNVDFVNEDGELVQTPVRNDIKALNDFTNDLGTIDATQRLKLNEKSEIVFNFGKYVNQTFDEVWEKEQNYFSWILDKEFSYQVKKVIQNYLLEKKKNNK; this is translated from the coding sequence ATGAATCCATTTCAATTGAAGCGGGACCTGATTTTTCTCGATCTTGAAACCACGGGCGTGCACGTCATCCGGGACCGGATATTACAGATCGCAATGATAAAATACAGGAAAAATGAAGGCGAACCCATAGAATTTAACCAAATCGTAAATCCCGGGATTCCTATACCGGATGAAGCCTTTAAAGTGCATGGTATCGGACCCAAAGAAGTGGCCAATAAACCTAGTTTTAAAGAATTGGCGCAAGAGTTGTTTGATTTTATAGGCGATGCAGATTTAGCCGGATACAACAGTCTGCGTTTTGATATACCCTTGCTCGCTGAAGAATTTTACAGATATGGCTTTGATCTTCAACTGGATAAACGGCAAATGATCGATGTTCAAAGGATTTTTTACAAAATGGAGCCCCGTACCCTCAAAGCCGCTTATCAGTTTTATTGTGGTAAAGATCTCACCAATGCTCATGATGCATTGGCAGATACCCGCGCAACTGTGGACGTCCTTTTTGGACAATTGGAGCGTTACAAAAATGTCGATTTTGTAAATGAAGACGGAGAGCTCGTGCAAACGCCCGTTCGAAATGATATCAAGGCTTTGAATGATTTTACCAATGATCTGGGTACCATTGATGCCACTCAAAGGCTGAAATTGAATGAAAAATCTGAAATTGTATTCAATTTTGGAAAATATGTCAACCAAACTTTTGACGAAGTTTGGGAAAAGGAACAAAATTATTTCAGTTGGATTTTGGATAAGGAGTTTTCATATCAGGTTAAGAAGGTCATTCAAAATTATTTGCTTGAGAAAAAAAAGAACAACAAGTAA
- the murB gene encoding UDP-N-acetylmuramate dehydrogenase: MISLKPYNSFGIEVQAHHVIHLHSLELLEHLSDIRQTKILGGGTNILFTKDIIDPIIKVEMNGLEVLVENEEDVLVRIGAGQNWHATVMWALDHNYGGIENLSLIPGTVGAAPVQNIGAYGVEIKDVLEWIEGFDLESSTFKKLNRAECLMGYRDSIFKNSLKNKFIITHVILRLSKKHQLNLEYGIIKEVLLQKNISYPNIRQISEAVIQIRRSKLPDPNEIGNAGSFFKNVNIPEDQHHELKSRFPQMPAYHLPDGTYKIASGWLIEYCGWKGKRIGNVACYEKQALVIVNCGDATGQEILYFSQQVIDSVFQIFGITLQPEVNIW; the protein is encoded by the coding sequence TTGATATCCTTAAAACCATATAACAGCTTTGGCATAGAAGTCCAGGCACATCATGTCATTCACCTCCATTCCCTTGAACTTTTAGAGCATTTATCTGATATTAGACAAACTAAAATCTTAGGAGGCGGAACAAATATTTTATTTACAAAAGACATCATAGATCCAATAATTAAAGTTGAAATGAATGGCCTGGAAGTTTTAGTAGAAAACGAAGAGGATGTCCTGGTCAGAATTGGAGCTGGTCAAAACTGGCATGCAACAGTCATGTGGGCTCTCGATCATAACTACGGAGGCATTGAAAATCTAAGTTTAATACCTGGAACAGTAGGGGCAGCCCCCGTTCAAAATATAGGAGCTTATGGTGTGGAGATCAAAGATGTTTTGGAGTGGATAGAAGGATTTGATCTGGAATCGTCGACTTTTAAAAAACTGAACCGAGCTGAGTGTTTAATGGGATATCGCGACAGTATTTTCAAAAACAGCTTGAAGAATAAATTTATCATTACCCACGTCATTTTAAGATTGAGTAAAAAGCATCAATTAAATCTTGAATACGGAATTATTAAAGAAGTATTACTACAAAAAAATATTAGTTATCCTAACATTCGTCAGATAAGTGAAGCAGTAATACAGATCAGGAGAAGTAAATTGCCAGACCCAAACGAAATTGGCAACGCCGGTAGTTTTTTTAAAAATGTAAATATTCCGGAAGATCAACACCATGAACTTAAAAGTAGATTCCCACAAATGCCGGCTTATCATTTGCCTGATGGTACTTACAAAATCGCATCGGGTTGGCTGATCGAGTATTGTGGTTGGAAAGGCAAGCGCATTGGCAATGTAGCTTGTTACGAAAAACAAGCTCTCGTAATTGTCAATTGCGGTGACGCAACCGGTCAGGAGATTCTTTATTTTTCACAACAAGTCATTGATTCAGTCTTCCAGATTTTTGGAATTACACTTCAACCGGAAGTAAATATTTGGTGA
- a CDS encoding T9SS type A sorting domain-containing protein: MLFYVALILAFLDLRPESRCIESPQNYSGSCSRFSDSTILVQFYYATNGLSWTTPWNLNKPMNEWSGVLLNPSGCVQSLVLINNNVNGILLPELGMLSDLRIFYLFGNELTGPIPPELGQLTKLEDLVLEDNALTGTIPKELSQCISLKNISLANNQLTGSIPEELGILSNLVTLNLSKNQLTGSVPASLSALNKLSVLDISQNMLSGEIPQAWSQLTALRELYLQFNLFTGILPASFSGFTQMNHFWVYNNDFTGRVPDLTSAPLFSMRIENNRFSDIPDFSGLTTWGNSFPFGLVIFGNKFTFEDLIPLKKLPRRYYYSFNPQDPIDIDSIIFVDAGTNYTVQTFADPTLNDNNYKWFKDTSVVFISNQNTFEIIQASSKDEAYYSGRITNPEINDFEILIDTFRVVVFNALECDKPLAGNECKEALGFCSTIELHNYCGSLGVIDTSLHYFLCDTMHPVYNPRWLSFVAPTDSIIIEILPINCSGVEDNGIFYRGMQAALWQSCGARPDSILICKSECKEGPILIEFGEFIVGNKYQLALNGCHGDNCSYVIKIRKGFNNFELNEPAAITGDLLICPGNDEHVYSIYTIPGAESYMWYLNDSLMASTSDSFTILKDLNPGTYQLKVRAVNFCDTTSFSLITLNVNPQMFIRNVDIQKIASDSAFVVSFDIEGGIKPYTVSKGRGKIDSITGNFISDILLCKSSYEFEISDSNKCIIVFKGFENCGCLSQAGAMPMDTLQICEGQSFTVKFIGTEVQDPNDLSTYIIFTDLINPTTSIIKNNVNGIFPFDPARFRFNVWYHVARVVGRKNNMGGINFNHPCLSISNIQPLIFRQRPLVSAGLDQNICGYTTTLNSFGSYTSGVWKFVSGPGTSIFSDSTNSMTSVTVSEFGTYTFIHEVSNGFCANKDEIKITFREGLMPIPSGFLFVCEGQSTQLDAGNYHKYVWSTGDTSRKVIIDAPGTYCITVSDENNCTGSNCFDVELSVAPTVQILRPDSICVGNLDTLSVAQSFFNYSWSDSSNLAYLLIDSGGNYCLTVTGFNGCTDTDCVEVFSKPRSFGIFQDTVCFGLAYTFRNQTFLEPGNYDVEIDGAAENGCDSIIRLQLNWWPEIFIRDSVILKDNGNGTGAISITLGGGKGPYNYLWSNGARTSSITNLRAGPYTLFATDVEGCIKVFTVFVQMVTSTYETVRNQTSGQYFKVFPNPSSKKSGLYIQNLEHQGLVHLQVYNSLGHLIDKQTFVSFQRGEQRIYNKFLVNGFYYLVLMNEEGHTNRFRVVVND; this comes from the coding sequence ATGCTGTTCTATGTAGCTTTAATATTAGCATTTTTAGACTTACGACCGGAATCTAGGTGTATTGAATCACCTCAAAATTATTCGGGGTCCTGCTCTCGTTTTTCGGATTCTACGATACTCGTGCAGTTTTATTATGCAACCAATGGTTTGAGCTGGACCACACCATGGAATCTCAACAAACCGATGAACGAATGGTCTGGAGTTTTACTCAATCCAAGTGGTTGCGTTCAAAGCCTCGTGCTCATCAATAATAATGTAAATGGGATCTTACTTCCTGAGCTCGGAATGTTATCTGATCTCCGCATTTTTTATTTATTTGGCAATGAGCTCACCGGACCAATACCTCCAGAATTAGGACAATTGACGAAATTGGAGGATTTGGTTTTGGAAGATAATGCTTTGACAGGAACGATTCCTAAAGAATTATCTCAATGCATTAGCTTAAAAAATATTTCTTTGGCTAATAACCAACTCACAGGAAGTATTCCGGAAGAACTTGGAATATTGTCAAACCTTGTCACGCTCAATTTAAGTAAGAATCAACTCACTGGAAGCGTCCCTGCTTCACTATCGGCTTTAAATAAATTGTCCGTGCTCGATATAAGTCAGAATATGTTGAGTGGTGAAATACCGCAGGCATGGAGTCAATTAACTGCCCTGCGCGAGTTGTACTTGCAATTTAATTTATTCACTGGAATATTACCCGCATCGTTTTCAGGATTCACTCAAATGAATCACTTTTGGGTTTATAATAATGATTTTACAGGAAGGGTGCCTGACCTCACGAGTGCTCCGCTTTTTAGCATGCGCATTGAAAACAATCGGTTTTCAGATATTCCTGACTTCAGTGGTTTAACCACTTGGGGCAATTCATTTCCATTTGGGCTGGTCATTTTTGGCAACAAATTTACTTTCGAAGATCTCATTCCATTAAAGAAATTACCCAGACGGTATTATTATTCATTTAATCCTCAGGATCCAATTGATATTGATTCCATCATTTTTGTTGATGCAGGAACGAATTATACCGTGCAGACATTTGCAGATCCAACATTAAATGACAATAACTATAAATGGTTTAAGGATACCAGCGTTGTCTTCATCAGCAATCAGAATACTTTTGAAATTATACAGGCATCTTCCAAGGATGAAGCTTATTATAGTGGACGTATAACTAATCCTGAGATCAATGATTTTGAAATTTTAATCGATACTTTCAGAGTTGTTGTCTTTAATGCCTTGGAATGTGACAAACCGCTGGCAGGAAATGAGTGCAAGGAAGCTTTGGGATTTTGCAGCACCATCGAATTACACAATTATTGCGGTTCATTGGGAGTGATTGATACGAGTCTTCATTATTTTCTTTGCGATACAATGCATCCGGTTTACAATCCAAGGTGGTTGTCATTTGTAGCACCTACAGACAGTATTATCATCGAGATATTACCTATCAATTGTTCAGGTGTAGAAGATAATGGAATTTTCTACAGAGGAATGCAGGCAGCCTTATGGCAATCTTGCGGAGCGAGACCAGATAGTATCCTCATTTGTAAAAGCGAATGTAAAGAAGGTCCCATACTCATTGAATTTGGTGAATTTATTGTGGGAAACAAATATCAACTGGCTTTGAATGGATGCCACGGAGATAATTGCAGTTATGTGATCAAAATTCGAAAAGGATTTAACAATTTCGAATTAAATGAACCTGCTGCCATCACGGGAGACCTCTTGATTTGTCCCGGCAATGACGAGCATGTATATTCCATATATACTATCCCGGGAGCAGAATCATATATGTGGTATTTAAATGATTCTCTGATGGCCTCTACATCAGATAGTTTTACCATCCTCAAAGATCTGAATCCAGGTACTTACCAATTGAAAGTAAGGGCAGTCAATTTTTGCGACACAACATCATTTAGTTTGATTACGCTGAATGTCAATCCACAAATGTTTATAAGAAATGTAGACATCCAAAAAATTGCAAGCGATTCTGCATTTGTAGTTTCTTTTGATATCGAAGGAGGAATTAAACCGTATACTGTTAGTAAGGGCCGTGGTAAAATAGACTCCATTACCGGAAATTTTATTTCAGATATTCTTTTATGCAAATCCTCTTATGAATTTGAGATTAGCGACAGCAATAAATGTATAATTGTATTTAAAGGATTTGAAAATTGCGGTTGCCTGTCTCAGGCAGGAGCCATGCCCATGGATACATTGCAGATTTGCGAAGGGCAAAGTTTTACCGTAAAATTTATTGGGACCGAAGTCCAGGATCCAAACGATCTCTCAACTTATATCATTTTTACAGATTTAATAAATCCAACAACTTCAATTATTAAAAACAATGTAAATGGTATATTTCCTTTTGATCCGGCGAGATTCCGATTTAATGTTTGGTATCACGTTGCCCGCGTAGTTGGACGAAAAAACAATATGGGAGGCATCAATTTTAACCATCCCTGTTTGAGTATTTCAAATATTCAACCCTTGATTTTCCGTCAAAGACCTTTGGTGTCTGCAGGTTTAGATCAAAATATTTGCGGTTACACGACAACGTTGAACAGCTTTGGAAGTTATACAAGTGGAGTTTGGAAATTTGTATCCGGACCAGGAACTAGCATCTTTTCTGATTCAACAAATTCGATGACTTCTGTGACGGTCAGCGAATTCGGGACCTATACTTTTATACACGAAGTCAGCAATGGCTTTTGTGCAAATAAAGACGAAATTAAAATTACATTTAGAGAAGGCCTTATGCCGATTCCATCCGGTTTTCTATTTGTTTGTGAAGGCCAGTCTACACAATTGGATGCCGGCAATTATCACAAATATGTGTGGTCTACAGGCGACACTAGCAGGAAAGTAATTATTGATGCACCCGGAACTTATTGCATTACTGTCAGTGATGAAAATAATTGTACGGGTTCGAATTGCTTTGATGTTGAATTATCTGTGGCTCCTACAGTTCAAATCTTGCGACCAGATAGTATTTGCGTAGGAAATCTGGATACCCTTAGTGTTGCGCAAAGTTTTTTCAATTATTCCTGGAGTGATTCAAGTAATCTAGCCTATTTGTTGATTGACTCCGGGGGAAATTATTGCCTGACAGTGACCGGATTTAATGGCTGCACGGATACTGATTGTGTGGAAGTGTTTTCTAAACCAAGATCGTTCGGAATATTCCAGGACACTGTTTGTTTCGGACTTGCTTATACTTTTAGAAATCAAACATTTTTAGAACCGGGAAATTACGATGTTGAAATCGATGGTGCAGCAGAGAATGGCTGCGACAGCATCATCAGACTTCAACTAAACTGGTGGCCGGAAATTTTTATCAGGGACAGTGTGATCTTAAAAGACAATGGAAACGGTACCGGAGCCATTAGCATTACTTTGGGCGGGGGGAAAGGTCCCTATAATTATTTGTGGAGTAATGGTGCCCGCACTTCTAGTATTACCAATCTCAGAGCCGGACCCTATACTTTGTTTGCTACGGATGTGGAAGGCTGTATCAAAGTATTCACGGTCTTTGTGCAGATGGTAACATCGACCTATGAGACTGTCAGAAATCAAACCAGTGGACAATATTTCAAAGTATTTCCAAACCCCTCATCCAAAAAATCAGGGCTTTATATACAAAATTTGGAACATCAAGGGCTCGTACACCTTCAGGTTTATAATAGTCTGGGTCATTTGATCGATAAACAAACGTTCGTTAGTTTTCAAAGAGGCGAACAAAGAATATATAACAAGTTTCTGGTAAATGGTTTTTATTACCTCGTGCTTATGAATGAAGAGGGACACACCAACCGATTCAGAGTTGTCGTAAACGATTAA
- the tnpB gene encoding IS66 family insertion sequence element accessory protein TnpB — translation MLGFHSAQRYFICTAAVDMRKGIDGLCGVVRQVLEDNPMSGYVFIFFNKDRDKVKLLVWDTDGYVMYHKRLERGTFEIIEQSEGNRKLSLRYDHLVMLLSGVSIRHCVQRKRFSKLSTISA, via the coding sequence ATGTTGGGTTTTCATAGTGCACAACGTTATTTTATCTGTACGGCTGCTGTTGACATGCGCAAGGGTATAGATGGACTATGTGGAGTAGTACGCCAGGTATTGGAAGACAATCCCATGAGTGGTTATGTGTTTATTTTTTTTAATAAGGATCGCGACAAAGTGAAGTTGCTGGTATGGGATACGGATGGCTATGTGATGTATCATAAACGATTGGAAAGAGGTACATTTGAAATCATTGAGCAAAGTGAAGGAAATCGAAAATTGTCACTGCGTTATGATCACCTAGTCATGTTGCTTAGTGGTGTATCCATTCGACATTGTGTTCAACGCAAAAGATTCAGTAAGTTATCCACAATTTCGGCATAG
- a CDS encoding GxxExxY protein, which translates to MEKDELTFKIIGCAMKVHNTMGPGFQEVIYQRCLAIELDRLGLNFQREQEQIVFYENFEVGTRRADFVIENKVVANLENVHIVQAKNYTVAYDYPLGLLINFGGLSLEYKLLFNPKYFPKQDKSESHNI; encoded by the coding sequence ATGGAAAAAGATGAATTAACATTTAAAATAATAGGTTGTGCCATGAAAGTGCATAATACCATGGGACCTGGATTTCAGGAAGTTATTTACCAAAGATGCCTTGCTATTGAATTAGATCGATTAGGCCTAAATTTTCAAAGAGAACAAGAGCAAATAGTGTTTTATGAAAATTTTGAAGTTGGTACAAGACGCGCGGATTTTGTGATTGAAAATAAAGTTGTCGCCAATCTTGAAAATGTTCATATTGTCCAGGCTAAAAACTATACTGTTGCCTACGATTACCCTCTTGGACTTTTGATAAATTTCGGTGGACTAAGCCTTGAATACAAGCTTCTATTTAACCCTAAATATTTCCCTAAACAAGATAAATCTGAATCCCACAACATATAA